The Gammaproteobacteria bacterium region CTCGAATCGCAGCGCAAGGCGCTACTCGAAATGGCGGTTAGCCCATCGTGTAAAAAAATTATTATTCATTGCGAAGTTCCAGAAGCTGAATTGCGCAAACGCATTGTTGCACGCGAACACGATCCTTCGGAAGCCAACCTGGAAGTGCTGGAACAGCAATTGCGTAACCAGGAGCCGATCAGCGACGTCGAAAAAAAGCATGCTCAACTCGTCACAATCGGCAGCCAGGGTATCGGCCCCGAACAAGTCGAGAAAATAAGAAACCTGCTGACTAAATAACGGTCAGGAGATCAGCGTCAACGATATCGATCAGTTTTTCAGCCGTGTTGCCGATCAGCTTGCCCTTGATTCCAGTACGCGCAAGAGTTCCTATCATTACGATGCTCGGTTCAATCTCGTCACAGATTGCCCGCAAGGTTTCGACAGTACTACCCTGACGCAGCAAAACCCGCTCCGGCTTGATATCGAAAAGTTTGCCGAGTTGATCTGTTGTGACTTCATGCCCATGGGTCTTAATCGGTAAATGCTCACTATCGATCTCACTGGAATAGACGCTGGCGATATACAAATCCATGGCGACAATCTCCGCGAATGCCCGCGCATCGCGGATAATGACGTTGTTTAATCGTTCATGCTGTAGGTCACCAGACTCAAGGTCTAGACAGGCAACGATACGACCTGATGTCCATTCCTGGGCCTGGCGGGTAAAGAGTATCGGGCAGGCACATCGATGCATCAGCTTGTAGTCGGAGGTCGGCCTGAAAAACCGCTGCGTCTTGCTATGGTGGAAACTGGATTTAATCACCAGATCGCACCCTGATTTCTCGATAGCTCGAATTGCAGAATCAACCCATTTTCTATTCCAGATCACTTCCGTCGTATACGGCACATCGCTGACCTTGCAGGGTTGCATCAACTGTTCCAGCCAATCGCTTGCATCTTCAAGCGTGGAGCGCTTGAATTCCTTGCGCGAGGCGTACTCTCCTGCTTCCTTCAAATCCCTGTAGGTACAAAGAAATGCATGGATATGACAATTTCCGAGCTTGCCAATAAGTAACGCCTTCACCAGTGCCGGCTGGTGCTCGGTGGTTGGATCGACCACTACGAACAGATGGGTTTGCTGCTGGTTCATTCGATGTTTCGTCAGTTATGTGCGTTGGAAGGGATCATTTTATTTTATCGTCAGGCAACTGCAATCGGCAAGCTGGGCGATCTTGTGAGAGGTACTGCCGAGTAACAGGCTTTTCAACTTGCCGAAGCCACGGCTGCCTGAAATTATCAGATCTGCTTTACGATCCCTGGCAAAAGCAACAACTTCCTCCGCGGGGCTACCCAGCACCGCTCTCGCATCGACATCCTGCGCACCGTGATGTATCGCACTCTCGCGCGCCTGCTCTACCAGAAAATCGGCATACTGAAACATCGCTTTCTCAGAGTCGGATGAAG contains the following coding sequences:
- a CDS encoding universal stress protein — protein: DASHMKIPEEVRKMGEIEHVIEPMPSMLVNLENAPANMMSNMAQTSSDSEKAMFQYADFLVEQARESAIHHGAQDVDARAVLGSPAEEVVAFARDRKADLIISGSRGFGKLKSLLLGSTSHKIAQLADCSCLTIK